The Haloferax sp. Atlit-12N genome window below encodes:
- a CDS encoding GH32 C-terminal domain-containing protein, protein MDVIPVRVGFLFAAELTEEQRVAFEWAESIASVETISLDAVATGETDLSEFDVLWWHSDRHVDADLRALAAECVPALDAYLGDGGGLLLTLNALSAVDTLGIDSVAPDAVGTENSPHPTGLLTKSIHADHPLFDGFDTLGVHLQPPEAPRPFARYEHVLPENGQVLASTLHGDDFLVALKSVVAWDRGAGAGAVYGIGAEVSFLTHHGNDFETMGANEHLLRNALAVLGGPAHRRPSFTDRPADAEGFAAMRERLGDDHHRPRYHLAGPANWLNDPNGVIQYDGTYHLFYQYNPGGPSHGSIHWGHATSEDLLHWVDQPVALAPDQDGPDRDGCWSGCAVVDDEGVPTIIYTGGRDHHQLPCLATTSDPLLRSWDKAPDNPVIESAPDDLDILGTDDWSAEFRDHAVWKVGDDWYQLIGSAIAAVGGVALLYRSPDLREWEYVGPLHSGSEGHGTVWECPELLDFGDHQLLHVSNYEDVRYFVGTADLDAPAFAVEREGLLDYGDFYAPQSTVADDGRALAWGWVKETRGVDAQWRAGWSGLLSLPRELSVNAAGELRQRPAGELADLRGRSVSLDASALDADEHASLNLSGNAYELAVDVAVEGDATFELGLFESPALGERTVLRYDGDRVTVDRERSTRAHDADREPRSMPVEGDSVSLRVFVDCSVVEVFADEQRCLTTRVYPTRADADGVSVAVRRGEGGGRVDVRSLDAWELDATFKARNQA, encoded by the coding sequence ATGGACGTGATTCCGGTTCGAGTCGGATTTCTCTTCGCGGCCGAACTCACGGAGGAACAGCGAGTGGCGTTCGAGTGGGCCGAGTCGATAGCGAGCGTCGAAACAATCTCTCTCGACGCCGTCGCAACCGGGGAGACCGACCTTTCCGAGTTCGACGTGCTGTGGTGGCACTCTGACCGCCACGTCGACGCCGACCTGCGTGCCCTCGCGGCCGAGTGTGTGCCCGCACTAGACGCGTACCTCGGTGACGGCGGCGGACTCCTCCTGACGCTCAACGCCCTCTCGGCGGTCGACACGCTGGGAATCGACTCCGTCGCACCCGACGCGGTCGGGACAGAGAACTCGCCGCACCCGACCGGACTGCTAACGAAGTCCATCCACGCGGACCACCCGCTTTTCGACGGGTTCGACACGCTCGGCGTCCACCTTCAACCGCCAGAAGCGCCGCGCCCATTCGCCCGGTACGAACACGTCCTCCCCGAGAACGGGCAGGTTCTCGCCAGCACGCTCCACGGCGACGACTTCCTCGTCGCGCTCAAGTCCGTCGTCGCGTGGGACCGCGGCGCGGGTGCGGGCGCGGTCTACGGTATCGGTGCCGAAGTCTCCTTTCTCACCCACCACGGCAACGACTTCGAGACGATGGGCGCGAACGAGCACCTCCTCCGCAACGCGCTCGCGGTCCTCGGCGGCCCCGCCCACCGCAGACCGTCGTTTACCGACCGCCCCGCCGACGCCGAGGGATTCGCCGCGATGCGCGAGCGACTCGGCGACGACCATCACCGCCCCCGGTACCATCTCGCCGGCCCCGCAAACTGGCTGAACGACCCGAACGGCGTCATCCAGTACGACGGGACCTACCACCTGTTCTACCAGTACAACCCCGGCGGGCCGTCCCACGGGTCGATTCACTGGGGCCACGCCACCAGCGAGGACCTTCTGCACTGGGTGGACCAACCGGTCGCGCTCGCACCTGACCAGGACGGCCCGGACCGCGACGGCTGTTGGTCCGGGTGCGCCGTCGTCGACGACGAGGGCGTGCCGACGATTATCTACACGGGCGGCCGCGACCACCACCAGCTTCCCTGTCTGGCAACGACGAGCGACCCGCTGCTCCGGTCGTGGGACAAAGCGCCCGACAATCCCGTCATCGAGTCGGCACCGGACGACCTCGACATCCTCGGGACCGACGACTGGTCCGCGGAGTTCCGCGACCACGCCGTCTGGAAGGTCGGCGACGACTGGTACCAGCTCATCGGCTCCGCCATCGCGGCGGTCGGCGGCGTCGCGCTCCTCTACCGCTCGCCCGACTTGCGCGAGTGGGAGTACGTCGGCCCGCTCCACTCCGGGAGCGAGGGTCACGGGACCGTCTGGGAGTGCCCGGAACTCCTCGACTTCGGCGACCACCAACTGCTGCACGTCTCGAACTACGAGGACGTGCGCTACTTCGTCGGTACCGCCGACCTCGACGCGCCGGCGTTCGCGGTCGAACGCGAGGGGCTGCTCGACTACGGCGACTTCTACGCCCCACAGTCCACCGTTGCCGACGACGGTCGGGCGCTCGCGTGGGGGTGGGTCAAAGAGACCCGCGGCGTCGACGCGCAGTGGCGCGCCGGCTGGTCCGGGTTGCTCTCGCTCCCGCGCGAACTCTCGGTGAACGCCGCCGGCGAACTCCGACAGCGACCCGCCGGAGAACTCGCCGACCTCCGCGGCCGAAGCGTCTCGCTCGACGCGAGCGCGCTCGACGCCGACGAGCACGCGTCGCTCAACCTCTCGGGTAACGCCTACGAACTCGCCGTCGACGTCGCGGTCGAGGGTGACGCGACGTTCGAACTCGGCCTGTTTGAGTCGCCGGCGCTGGGCGAGCGGACCGTCCTCCGGTACGACGGCGACCGGGTCACGGTTGACCGCGAGCGGAGCACCCGCGCCCACGACGCGGACCGAGAGCCCCGCTCGATGCCCGTCGAGGGCGACTCGGTGTCGCTTCGCGTGTTCGTCGACTGTTCGGTCGTGGAGGTGTTCGCCGACGAGCAGCGCTGTCTGACGACCCGGGTCTACCCGACGCGCGCGGACGCCGACGGCGTCTCGGTCGCGGTCCGACGCGGCGAGGGCGGCGGTCGGGTCGACGTTCGCTCGCTCGACGCGTGGGAACTCGACGCGACGTTCAAGGCGCGAAACCAAGCGTGA
- a CDS encoding metal-dependent hydrolase has protein sequence MMATTHALAGVVLGTAVWALVPEAGMLPVLAAALGGLFPDFDLYAGHRKTLHFPVYFSALAVPAVAVAALNPTTTTLAVALFLAAAALHSASDVLGGGLELKPWLGTSERAVYDHWNGRWLAPKRLIRYDGAPEDLALTLAFAVPPVLAFDGLAETLVIAAVAVSGVYVLLRKPMVAIAETAVAAIPDHVVDYVPERFVRDLR, from the coding sequence ATGATGGCCACCACTCACGCCCTCGCGGGTGTCGTCCTCGGCACCGCCGTGTGGGCGCTGGTCCCCGAGGCCGGGATGCTCCCGGTGCTCGCGGCCGCACTCGGCGGCCTGTTCCCCGACTTCGACCTCTACGCGGGCCACCGGAAGACCCTTCACTTCCCCGTGTACTTCAGCGCGCTCGCCGTGCCCGCGGTAGCGGTCGCCGCGCTGAACCCGACGACTACGACGCTCGCCGTCGCGCTGTTCCTCGCGGCGGCCGCGCTCCACTCCGCGTCCGACGTGCTCGGCGGCGGCCTCGAACTCAAGCCGTGGCTCGGTACCTCCGAGCGCGCCGTCTACGACCACTGGAACGGCCGGTGGCTCGCCCCGAAGCGCCTGATTCGCTACGACGGCGCGCCCGAGGACCTCGCGCTGACGCTCGCCTTTGCCGTCCCGCCGGTCCTCGCCTTCGACGGCCTCGCGGAGACGCTCGTCATCGCCGCAGTCGCCGTCTCCGGCGTCTACGTCCTGCTCCGCAAGCCGATGGTCGCTATCGCGGAGACCGCCGTCGCGGCGATACCCGACCACGTCGTCGACTACGTGCCGGAGCGGTTCGTCCGCGACCTCCGGTAA
- a CDS encoding TrkA family potassium uptake protein → MKFVIVGYGRVGSRTARVLREEGHDVTVVDNDDKKVDRARDEGFEAVLGDGGTESVLREAGVEGADAVGGLTGDPNINFAACMLGKEYDCRTVMRISEDYRQEIYERYADDVDEIIYPERLGAAGAKTALLGGDFNAIGDLTDQLRLTTVTVPDDAPVVGEHVANIDLGADGRVYAHGREREPMTIPLPGTVVEPGDQLALLTERNALERVRSKLLG, encoded by the coding sequence ATGAAATTCGTTATCGTTGGATACGGGCGGGTGGGTTCGCGGACCGCCCGCGTGCTCCGAGAGGAGGGCCACGACGTGACGGTCGTCGACAACGACGACAAGAAAGTCGACCGCGCCCGCGACGAAGGCTTCGAGGCGGTACTCGGTGACGGCGGGACCGAAAGCGTCCTACGGGAAGCGGGTGTCGAGGGCGCAGACGCCGTCGGCGGGCTGACCGGCGACCCGAACATCAACTTCGCGGCCTGCATGCTCGGCAAGGAGTACGACTGCCGGACGGTCATGCGCATCAGCGAGGACTACCGCCAGGAGATTTACGAGCGCTACGCCGACGACGTGGACGAGATTATCTACCCCGAACGGCTCGGCGCGGCCGGCGCGAAGACGGCGCTCCTCGGCGGCGACTTCAACGCTATCGGCGACCTCACCGACCAACTCCGACTGACGACGGTAACCGTCCCCGACGACGCCCCCGTCGTCGGCGAACACGTCGCCAACATCGACCTCGGTGCGGACGGTCGCGTCTACGCCCACGGCCGGGAGCGCGAGCCGATGACGATTCCGCTTCCGGGGACCGTCGTCGAACCCGGCGACCAGCTAGCGCTCCTCACAGAGCGAAACGCGCTGGAGCGAGTCCGGTCGAAACTGCTCGGCTGA
- a CDS encoding class I SAM-dependent methyltransferase yields the protein MTDQRRAVRDAYDSLADDYRDQRSDDAPTVLGELADTLDPGARVLDAGCGQGTPVTDALAADFDVVGVDFSREQLRLAHRDVPAAEFAQGDMTALPVRSDSFDAVCAFYSIIHVPIAEHERVFAEFARVLRPGGTLLSTVGGEAWTGSNPDWLDSGVEMRWSFPDIEETYETLDSTGFAVEAEFVVDDELGSQYPFVLARYEG from the coding sequence ATGACAGACCAACGACGCGCCGTCAGAGACGCGTACGATAGCCTCGCCGACGACTACCGCGACCAGCGGAGCGACGACGCGCCCACGGTGCTCGGCGAACTCGCCGACACCCTCGACCCGGGCGCGCGGGTCCTCGACGCCGGCTGCGGGCAGGGAACCCCCGTGACGGACGCCCTCGCCGCCGACTTCGACGTGGTCGGCGTCGACTTTTCCCGCGAGCAACTGCGCCTCGCCCACCGAGACGTGCCGGCGGCAGAGTTCGCGCAGGGCGACATGACCGCGCTTCCGGTCCGGTCGGACTCATTCGACGCCGTCTGCGCGTTCTACTCCATCATCCACGTCCCAATCGCGGAACACGAGCGGGTGTTTGCGGAGTTCGCCCGCGTTCTCCGGCCCGGCGGCACCCTGCTTTCGACCGTCGGCGGCGAGGCGTGGACCGGCTCGAACCCCGACTGGCTCGACAGCGGTGTCGAGATGCGGTGGAGCTTCCCCGACATCGAGGAGACCTACGAGACGCTCGATTCGACCGGGTTCGCGGTCGAAGCCGAGTTCGTCGTGGACGACGAGTTGGGGAGCCAGTACCCGTTCGTGTTAGCGCGATACGAGGGCTGA
- a CDS encoding MFS transporter: MTRFSRLGPARVRWALWALLTTGFLLVSFHRVTSAVLADDLARTFDTTGAELGMLHASFFYIYAGLQLPAGILVDRAGSRRVAAGGLAVMALGVFGFALAPTYGVAFASRALLGLGGSVLYTATLRFLANWYRPDEFATMTGWTVAAAGMGGVLATTPLAVAIDAVGWRSVLLGVGVGGVGLAVVTYLAVRDRPRDAGFDPLDGVRPPASSVELATVVENTRRVLREGETWLMGTMLFLVLGTNFTVTGLWGVPYIADLYDVSVRTASLFVFVGNVGFLLGSPVLGTLSDRIGYRTELIVASCVVFTLAYGLIFLFVTPPLLVVGVLLFSALFVMGGAVIAFTVAKERHDATASATVTGAINSVGYFGAALFPAVMGLALDAYWTGEMVAGARVYTPTGYRVAFGIATAAGIVAVCCAYLLHRRESRADAVPSATAEPTD; encoded by the coding sequence ATGACACGGTTTTCGCGGCTCGGACCGGCCCGCGTCCGGTGGGCGCTCTGGGCGCTCCTGACGACGGGATTTCTCCTCGTCAGCTTCCATCGCGTCACCTCGGCGGTCCTCGCCGACGACCTCGCGCGGACGTTCGACACGACCGGCGCGGAACTCGGCATGCTCCACGCCTCCTTTTTCTACATCTACGCCGGCCTGCAGCTCCCGGCGGGCATCCTCGTGGACCGCGCAGGGTCGCGCCGGGTCGCCGCCGGCGGACTCGCGGTGATGGCGCTCGGCGTCTTCGGCTTCGCGCTCGCGCCGACCTACGGGGTGGCGTTCGCCTCGCGAGCGCTCCTCGGCCTCGGTGGGAGCGTCCTCTACACGGCGACGCTCCGGTTCCTCGCCAACTGGTACCGTCCGGACGAGTTCGCCACGATGACCGGGTGGACCGTCGCCGCCGCGGGGATGGGCGGCGTGCTCGCGACGACGCCGCTCGCGGTCGCAATCGACGCGGTCGGCTGGCGTTCGGTTCTCCTCGGGGTCGGCGTCGGCGGCGTCGGCCTCGCGGTCGTAACGTACCTCGCGGTCCGCGACCGGCCGCGGGACGCCGGGTTCGACCCCCTCGACGGCGTCCGTCCGCCCGCCTCGTCGGTCGAACTCGCGACGGTCGTCGAGAACACGAGACGCGTCCTCCGCGAGGGCGAGACGTGGCTGATGGGGACGATGCTGTTTCTCGTCTTGGGCACGAACTTCACCGTCACCGGCCTGTGGGGCGTGCCCTACATCGCCGACCTCTACGACGTGTCGGTCCGGACGGCCTCGCTTTTCGTCTTCGTCGGCAACGTCGGCTTCCTCCTCGGGTCGCCCGTGCTCGGGACGCTCTCGGACCGCATCGGCTACCGCACCGAACTCATCGTCGCCTCCTGTGTCGTCTTCACCCTCGCGTACGGGCTCATCTTCCTCTTCGTGACGCCGCCGCTCCTCGTGGTCGGCGTCCTGCTGTTCTCGGCGCTGTTCGTCATGGGCGGGGCCGTCATCGCGTTCACGGTCGCCAAGGAGCGCCACGACGCCACCGCGAGCGCGACGGTCACGGGCGCGATAAACAGCGTGGGCTACTTCGGCGCGGCGCTGTTCCCGGCGGTGATGGGCCTCGCCCTCGACGCCTACTGGACAGGCGAGATGGTGGCCGGCGCTCGGGTCTACACGCCGACCGGCTATCGCGTCGCGTTCGGCATCGCCACCGCCGCGGGAATCGTCGCGGTGTGCTGTGCGTACCTGCTCCACCGTCGGGAGTCCCGCGCCGATGCGGTCCCGTCGGCGACCGCGGAGCCGACCGACTGA
- a CDS encoding glycoside hydrolase family 68 protein, with protein sequence MSEQFEGGTPAWTRAHAERLRRDDSNVAPVIYPPDERLDEDLHIWDTWFLRNRDGSVAEIDGYRVIFSLTSPSDLLPGKRHDVATIRYFYSVDGEEWTTGGVVFDGGTLGQRQWAGSAMYDPDGDGGDVYLYYTAAGEDGAEELTYTQRIALATGGTVRTDDAGFSIEGSWDHRIILTPDGDWYEREDQSRGMIYTFRDPWFFEDPASGETYLLFEANTPVPEGAGECDDPVWEEFNGSVGIAHSPTGDPTDFELRPPLLDAVCVNQELERPHLVVRDGTYYLFVSSHVHTFAPELTGYDALYGFVADDLAGDYEPLNGHGMVLTNPKGAPFQAYSWLVYDHGDDLLVSSFFNYFDYDRPSLDDVGLLPPEEQMRRFGGTLAPTVRVALDGDETDLVDTLDHGHLPLPREELPTPWWERNGDTTRGGY encoded by the coding sequence ATGAGTGAACAATTCGAAGGTGGCACGCCTGCGTGGACGCGTGCGCACGCCGAACGCCTCCGCCGCGACGATTCGAACGTCGCGCCGGTCATCTACCCCCCGGACGAGCGACTGGACGAAGACCTGCACATCTGGGACACGTGGTTCCTCCGGAACCGCGACGGTTCCGTCGCCGAAATCGACGGCTATCGCGTCATCTTCTCGTTGACGTCGCCGTCGGACCTCCTCCCCGGAAAGCGCCACGACGTGGCGACTATCCGGTACTTCTACTCCGTGGACGGCGAGGAGTGGACCACCGGCGGCGTCGTCTTCGACGGCGGCACGCTCGGCCAGCGGCAGTGGGCCGGGTCGGCGATGTACGACCCTGACGGCGACGGCGGCGACGTCTATCTCTACTACACCGCCGCGGGCGAGGACGGCGCTGAGGAACTAACCTACACCCAACGTATCGCGCTGGCGACGGGTGGTACCGTCCGCACTGACGACGCCGGGTTCAGCATCGAAGGGTCGTGGGACCACCGAATCATCCTCACGCCGGACGGCGACTGGTACGAGCGCGAGGACCAGTCGCGCGGGATGATATACACCTTCCGCGACCCGTGGTTCTTCGAGGACCCCGCGTCGGGCGAGACGTACCTCCTCTTCGAGGCGAACACGCCCGTCCCCGAGGGGGCCGGCGAGTGCGACGACCCCGTCTGGGAGGAGTTCAACGGCAGCGTCGGTATCGCCCACTCGCCGACCGGCGACCCGACCGACTTCGAACTCCGGCCGCCGCTTCTCGACGCCGTCTGCGTCAATCAGGAACTGGAGCGCCCGCATCTCGTCGTCCGCGACGGGACGTACTACCTGTTCGTTTCCAGCCACGTCCACACCTTCGCGCCCGAGTTGACGGGCTACGACGCGCTCTACGGCTTCGTCGCCGACGACCTCGCGGGCGACTACGAACCCCTGAACGGCCACGGGATGGTGCTCACGAACCCGAAAGGCGCGCCCTTCCAGGCGTACTCGTGGCTCGTCTACGACCACGGTGACGACCTGCTCGTCTCGTCGTTCTTCAACTACTTCGACTACGACCGGCCGAGCCTCGACGACGTGGGACTCCTCCCTCCCGAAGAGCAGATGCGCCGGTTCGGTGGCACGCTCGCGCCGACCGTCCGGGTCGCCCTCGACGGCGACGAGACCGACCTCGTCGACACGCTCGACCACGGACACCTGCCGCTACCGCGCGAGGAACTGCCGACTCCCTGGTGGGAGCGAAACGGCGACACCACCCGCGGCGGCTACTGA
- a CDS encoding NAD+ synthase produces the protein MTSVDVLSEDAPFDLLFSEAELEAHREHITTFIEDTVEAAGADGAVLGLSGGIDSTLTAFLAVEALGKENLHGLVMPSVANAEDMMSDAEGVAEMLGIEYDVVEIQPIAETFFDTFPEAADDRMAAGNVYVRTRAVLNYFVANHENRIVLGTGNRAEAMTGYFTKYGDQAVDCNPIGNLYKQQVRQLAAHVGVPEELVLQTPSAEMWSGQTDEDELGLTYDALDAILALHVDGPLSKSATVRHLGVTEEQVDRVVDLVEGSAHKRSMPPAPSALDV, from the coding sequence ATGACATCCGTCGACGTTCTCTCGGAGGACGCCCCGTTCGACCTCCTGTTCTCCGAAGCGGAACTCGAAGCGCACCGCGAACACATCACGACCTTCATCGAAGACACCGTCGAGGCCGCCGGTGCCGACGGGGCCGTCCTCGGCCTGTCCGGGGGTATCGACTCGACGCTCACCGCCTTCCTCGCCGTCGAGGCGCTCGGGAAAGAGAACCTCCACGGCCTCGTCATGCCGAGCGTGGCGAACGCCGAAGACATGATGAGCGACGCCGAGGGCGTCGCCGAAATGCTGGGAATCGAGTACGACGTGGTCGAGATTCAGCCCATCGCGGAGACGTTCTTCGACACGTTCCCCGAGGCGGCCGACGACCGCATGGCCGCCGGAAACGTCTACGTCCGCACGCGGGCGGTGCTCAACTACTTCGTCGCCAACCACGAGAACCGCATCGTGCTCGGGACGGGCAACCGCGCCGAGGCGATGACCGGCTACTTCACGAAGTACGGCGACCAGGCGGTCGACTGCAACCCCATCGGGAACCTCTACAAACAGCAGGTCCGCCAACTGGCCGCCCACGTCGGCGTCCCGGAGGAACTCGTGTTACAGACGCCCTCTGCCGAGATGTGGTCCGGCCAGACCGACGAGGACGAACTTGGGCTCACCTACGACGCGCTGGACGCGATTCTCGCGCTCCACGTCGACGGCCCGCTCTCGAAGTCCGCAACGGTTCGCCACCTCGGGGTGACCGAAGAACAGGTCGACCGCGTGGTTGACCTCGTCGAGGGCAGCGCCCACAAGCGGTCGATGCCCCCCGCGCCGTCGGCGCTCGACGTGTAG
- a CDS encoding enoyl-CoA hydratase/isomerase family protein, with protein MIRTTDDGDLRVVTIDRPARRNALRPTDLDALEAAVVEADAPVVLLRGNGPAFCAGADLDSVADLDDPEAFAKHGQRVADAIETAESVVVAGIDGAARGGGVELALACDVRVATPRATLGEPGVRLGLFGAWGGTVRLPRVVGEGHALEFSLSGRVVDAGEALQMGLVSRLVDDPSEVAASMADNDHRSLRIIKERLRDRDGREARLEREAAGFAELHRANVDDIAASREK; from the coding sequence ATGATACGGACGACGGACGACGGCGACCTCCGAGTCGTGACCATCGACCGCCCGGCGCGACGGAACGCGCTCAGACCGACCGACCTCGACGCCCTCGAAGCCGCGGTCGTCGAGGCCGACGCACCGGTCGTCCTCCTCCGAGGGAACGGCCCGGCGTTCTGCGCCGGCGCGGACCTCGACAGCGTCGCCGACCTCGACGACCCGGAAGCGTTCGCAAAACACGGCCAACGCGTCGCCGACGCCATCGAAACCGCCGAATCGGTCGTCGTCGCCGGCATCGACGGGGCGGCCCGCGGCGGCGGCGTCGAACTCGCGCTCGCCTGTGACGTGCGGGTGGCCACCCCGCGTGCGACCCTCGGCGAACCGGGTGTCCGACTCGGCCTGTTCGGCGCGTGGGGCGGGACAGTCCGTCTCCCGCGCGTCGTCGGCGAGGGTCACGCCCTCGAATTCTCGCTTTCGGGCCGCGTCGTCGACGCCGGCGAAGCCCTCCAGATGGGTCTCGTCTCCCGACTCGTCGACGACCCGAGCGAGGTCGCGGCGTCGATGGCCGACAACGACCACCGGTCGCTCCGAATCATCAAGGAGCGACTGCGCGACCGCGACGGCCGAGAGGCGCGACTCGAACGGGAAGCCGCCGGCTTCGCGGAGCTTCATCGGGCGAACGTCGACGACATCGCGGCGTCGCGCGAAAAGTGA
- a CDS encoding pectinesterase family protein produces the protein MLALLTSLAVAVGCLGVAAGAVGTLGDADDGDGADESDDPEDARDSDDLGDYDYVVAKDGSGDYETIQAAIDGAKSFPPDRIRVLVREGVYDEKVEVHAWNPDITLVGESAEETVISHGDHFEKIDRGRNSTFFTYTLKVRGNDFRARNLTVENSAGPVGQAVSLHVNADRAVFENCRFLGHQDTVYAAGEGARQYFSDCYVEGTTDFVFGGATAVFEDCRIHSKADSYVTAASTPEREPFGFVFLDCELTADADVSEVYLGRPWRNHARTAFIRTWLDSHVLPDGWHNWSRPEAEQTVEYAEYDSRGPGAEGERVSWATVLTEDEAAQYSKANVLGSASGGEWWDWEE, from the coding sequence ATGCTCGCATTACTCACGTCTCTCGCAGTTGCGGTCGGCTGTCTCGGCGTCGCCGCCGGAGCGGTCGGAACTCTCGGGGACGCTGACGACGGCGACGGCGCTGACGAGTCTGACGACCCCGAGGATGCCCGCGATTCCGACGACCTCGGCGACTACGACTACGTCGTCGCGAAGGACGGCAGCGGCGACTACGAGACGATCCAGGCCGCCATCGACGGCGCGAAGTCGTTCCCGCCGGACCGAATCCGAGTTCTCGTCCGAGAAGGAGTGTACGACGAGAAAGTCGAAGTCCACGCGTGGAACCCCGACATCACCCTCGTCGGCGAGAGTGCTGAGGAGACCGTCATCAGCCACGGCGACCACTTCGAGAAAATCGACCGCGGGCGCAACAGCACCTTCTTCACCTACACGCTGAAGGTCCGCGGCAACGACTTCCGCGCCCGAAACCTGACCGTCGAGAACAGCGCCGGCCCAGTTGGACAGGCCGTTTCGCTCCACGTCAACGCCGACCGCGCCGTCTTCGAGAACTGCCGCTTCCTCGGCCACCAAGACACCGTCTACGCCGCCGGCGAGGGCGCGCGCCAGTACTTCTCGGACTGCTACGTCGAGGGGACGACCGACTTCGTCTTCGGCGGTGCGACCGCCGTCTTCGAGGACTGCCGCATCCACTCGAAAGCCGACTCGTACGTGACGGCGGCCTCCACGCCGGAGCGCGAGCCCTTCGGCTTCGTCTTTCTCGACTGTGAACTGACCGCCGACGCCGACGTGTCCGAGGTGTATCTCGGCCGCCCGTGGCGGAACCACGCCCGAACCGCGTTTATTCGCACATGGCTGGACTCGCACGTCCTCCCCGACGGGTGGCACAACTGGTCGCGCCCGGAAGCCGAGCAGACGGTCGAATACGCGGAGTACGACAGTCGAGGACCGGGGGCGGAGGGCGAGCGAGTGTCGTGGGCGACGGTGTTGACCGAGGACGAGGCTGCGCAGTATTCGAAGGCGAATGTGTTGGGTTCCGCGAGTGGTGGGGAGTGGTGGGACTGGGAGGAATGA
- a CDS encoding acyltransferase — MTKVHVSLPADAEEGLQAFIDEVDGRLASDEDTCTVVRDTLIDLFGDREAWERWQNGKPVSPATRVRLQGYDPCNATLEAEYYAEKDDEKFKRSKHLQWLWRQFDATPMADNVAFALRFRQMLANHLFEEAGDNLRIFKGVTFSYGHNISVGDNTVIHDDVHLDDRGKLTIGDRVSISDSAHIYSHSHDTVDQTEVRNYHTTIGDDARVTYDAMVNAGVSVGENAIVGARSVVQGDVPAHHIAVGSPAKSVKVKPGFEEVAEPLDGGGERRADEREIPYELPDDLDAFDEFDRDLDGPVDSHRRE, encoded by the coding sequence ATGACGAAGGTCCACGTTTCGCTTCCGGCGGACGCCGAGGAAGGCCTGCAGGCCTTCATCGACGAGGTTGATGGTCGGCTCGCCTCGGACGAAGACACCTGCACGGTCGTTCGGGACACCCTCATCGACCTGTTCGGCGACCGCGAGGCGTGGGAGCGCTGGCAGAACGGCAAGCCCGTCTCGCCCGCGACGCGGGTCCGACTGCAGGGGTACGACCCCTGCAACGCGACGCTCGAAGCCGAGTACTACGCCGAGAAGGACGACGAGAAATTCAAGCGCTCGAAGCATCTCCAGTGGCTCTGGCGGCAGTTCGACGCGACCCCGATGGCCGACAACGTCGCCTTCGCCCTCCGGTTCCGACAGATGCTCGCCAACCACCTCTTCGAGGAGGCGGGCGACAATCTCCGCATCTTCAAAGGCGTCACCTTCTCGTACGGCCACAACATCTCCGTCGGCGACAACACGGTCATCCACGACGACGTGCACCTCGACGACCGCGGGAAACTCACTATCGGCGACCGCGTCTCCATCTCCGACAGCGCCCACATCTATAGCCACTCCCACGATACCGTCGACCAGACCGAGGTCAGGAACTACCACACGACCATCGGTGACGACGCGCGCGTCACCTACGACGCGATGGTGAACGCCGGCGTCTCGGTCGGTGAGAACGCCATCGTCGGGGCTCGGTCGGTCGTACAGGGCGACGTGCCCGCCCACCACATCGCAGTCGGCTCCCCCGCGAAGAGCGTGAAAGTAAAGCCCGGCTTCGAGGAGGTCGCCGAACCGCTCGACGGCGGCGGCGAGCGCCGCGCCGACGAGCGCGAGATACCCTACGAACTCCCCGACGACCTCGACGCCTTCGACGAGTTCGACCGCGACCTCGACGGTCCGGTGGATTCCCACCGACGCGAGTAA